One window from the genome of Acidihalobacter ferrooxydans encodes:
- a CDS encoding argininosuccinate synthase, whose protein sequence is MADVNKVVLAYSGGLDTSVILKWLQETYACEVVTFTADLGQGEEVEPARAKARTLGVKEIYIEDLREEFVRDFVFPMFRANAIYEGEYLLGTSIARPLIAKRLVEIANQTGADAVSHGATGKGNDQVRFELGAYALKPGIKVIAPWREWDLTSRERLLAYAEQHAIPIERHGKKSPYSMDANLLHISYEGGILEDPWAEAEESMWRWSVAPEQAPDQPVYIELSFAQGDVVALDGEAMSPATVLATLNKIGGAHGIGRLDIVENRYVGMKSRGCYETPGGTILLKAHRAIESITLDREAAHLKDELMPRYASLIYNGYWWSPERRMLQSMIDASQAPVNGVVRLKLYKGNVSVVGRKSDDSLFDASIATFEDDAGAYDQKDAAGFIKLNALRMRIAAARGRSA, encoded by the coding sequence GTGAACAAGGTCGTGCTGGCCTATTCGGGCGGGCTGGATACTTCTGTGATTCTCAAATGGTTGCAGGAAACCTACGCGTGTGAGGTAGTGACGTTTACTGCCGACCTGGGGCAGGGCGAGGAGGTCGAGCCGGCCCGAGCCAAGGCGCGGACACTCGGCGTCAAGGAAATCTACATCGAAGACCTGCGCGAAGAGTTCGTGCGCGACTTCGTGTTTCCGATGTTCCGCGCCAACGCGATCTACGAGGGCGAATACCTGCTCGGCACCTCCATCGCGCGGCCGCTGATCGCCAAGCGCCTGGTCGAAATCGCCAACCAGACGGGCGCTGACGCGGTGTCTCACGGAGCCACCGGCAAGGGCAACGATCAGGTGCGTTTCGAGCTGGGCGCCTACGCGCTCAAGCCGGGAATCAAGGTCATCGCGCCGTGGCGCGAATGGGACCTGACTTCGCGCGAGCGTCTGTTGGCCTATGCCGAGCAACACGCGATCCCCATTGAGCGCCACGGCAAGAAATCGCCCTATTCGATGGACGCCAATCTGCTGCATATTTCCTACGAGGGCGGTATTCTCGAAGATCCTTGGGCGGAGGCGGAAGAGTCGATGTGGCGCTGGAGCGTGGCGCCGGAGCAGGCGCCCGATCAGCCGGTCTATATCGAGTTGAGCTTCGCGCAGGGCGACGTGGTGGCGCTTGACGGCGAGGCGATGAGCCCGGCGACTGTGCTGGCGACCTTGAATAAAATCGGCGGCGCCCATGGCATCGGCCGACTGGACATCGTCGAGAATCGCTACGTCGGCATGAAGTCTCGTGGCTGCTACGAAACGCCCGGCGGCACTATCCTGCTCAAGGCGCACCGCGCGATCGAGTCCATCACGCTCGACCGCGAGGCGGCGCACCTCAAGGACGAATTGATGCCGCGCTATGCCAGCCTGATTTACAACGGGTATTGGTGGAGTCCGGAGCGGCGCATGCTGCAGTCGATGATCGATGCCTCGCAGGCGCCGGTGAACGGTGTGGTGCGTCTGAAACTGTACAAGGGCAATGTGAGCGTGGTCGGGCGCAAGTCCGACGACAGCCTGTTCGACGCCAGCATCGCGACCTTCGAGGACGATGCCGGGGCCTACGACCAGAAGGATGCGGCAGGCTTCATCAAGCTTAACGCCCTGCGGATGCGCATCGCGGCCGCGCGCGGCCGTTCGGCCTGA